The following are encoded together in the bacterium genome:
- a CDS encoding DUF2905 domain-containing protein, whose amino-acid sequence MGDLGRFLMITGGVLFAVGLVLTFAGRLPWLGRLPGDIVVERGPVTFYFPLATSILVSIALTLLFWLFRR is encoded by the coding sequence ATGGGCGACCTCGGCCGCTTCCTGATGATCACCGGGGGCGTCCTCTTCGCCGTCGGCCTGGTCCTCACGTTCGCCGGCCGCCTGCCGTGGCTGGGCCGCTTGCCCGGCGACATCGTCGTCGAACGCGGCCCGGTGACCTTCTACTTCCCGCTCGCCACCTCGATCCTCGTCAGCATCGCCCTGACGCTCCTGTTCTGGTTGTTCCGGCGCTGA
- the ruvB gene encoding Holliday junction branch migration DNA helicase RuvB: protein MSEHETPRLVSGDPVDDESALDSALRPTNLADYIGQTSVKNNLRVAIDAARARGESIDHTLLYGPPGVGKTSLAYVIAREMGVNVRSTSGPVIERPGDLAALLTNLEQGDVLFIDEIHRLNRVVEEILYPAMEDFQIDVMIGQGPSARSIKLDLKRFTLVGATTRAGLLSAPLRNRFGVSLRLDFYLADELAEIVRRAAAKLEVPIEDAGADEIARRARGTPRIANRLLRRVRDFAQVRAGGVITRAVADDALALLEVDGRGFDRMDRALLLAIIDKFGGGPVGVDTLAAAIGEEADTIEDVYEPFLIQEGFLNRTPKGRVATPLAYGHFGRRRPSSAPQGSLFE from the coding sequence ATGAGCGAGCACGAGACCCCACGCCTGGTGTCGGGCGATCCGGTCGACGACGAGTCGGCGCTCGACTCGGCGCTGCGCCCGACCAACCTCGCCGACTACATCGGCCAGACCTCGGTGAAGAACAACCTGCGCGTCGCCATCGACGCGGCGCGCGCCCGCGGCGAGAGTATCGACCACACGCTGCTGTACGGACCGCCGGGCGTCGGCAAGACCTCGCTCGCCTACGTCATCGCTCGCGAGATGGGGGTCAACGTCCGCTCCACCTCGGGCCCGGTGATCGAGCGCCCGGGCGATCTCGCGGCGCTGCTCACCAACCTCGAGCAGGGCGACGTGCTGTTCATCGACGAGATTCACCGCCTGAATCGCGTCGTCGAGGAGATCCTCTACCCGGCGATGGAGGACTTCCAGATCGACGTCATGATCGGCCAGGGACCGTCGGCGCGCTCGATCAAACTCGATCTGAAACGCTTCACGCTGGTCGGCGCCACGACCCGCGCCGGGCTGCTGAGCGCGCCGCTGCGCAACCGCTTCGGGGTCAGCCTGCGGCTCGACTTCTATCTCGCCGACGAGCTGGCGGAGATCGTCCGCCGCGCCGCCGCCAAGCTCGAGGTGCCGATCGAGGACGCCGGCGCCGACGAGATCGCCCGCCGCGCCCGCGGCACGCCGCGCATCGCCAACCGCCTGCTGCGCCGGGTGCGCGACTTCGCGCAGGTGCGCGCCGGCGGCGTCATCACCCGCGCCGTCGCCGACGACGCGCTGGCGCTGCTCGAGGTGGACGGGCGCGGCTTCGACCGCATGGACCGCGCCCTCCTGCTGGCGATCATCGACAAGTTCGGCGGCGGCCCGGTCGGCGTCGACACCCTCGCCGCCGCGATCGGCGAGGAGGCGGACACCATCGAGGACGTCTACGAGCCCTTCCTGATCCAGGAGGGCTTCCTCAACCGCACGCCGAAGGGCCGGGTCGCGACCCCACTCGCCTACGGCCACTTCGGCCGCCGCCGGCCCAGCAGCGCGCCGCAGGGCTCGCTGTTCGAGTAA
- the ruvA gene encoding Holliday junction branch migration protein RuvA, which translates to MIARLTGRLALKSPEALIVDVHGVGYRVLVSLTAFGALPAEGAEVTLGIHTHLRENALELFGFASAAEQALFGALITVSGIGPRMALNILSGLPADHLSEALASGNVARLVAIPGVGKRTAERLVVELQDRVRKLMLAPSADAAADGASDAEAVSALVNLGYRAADAERAVRAASAAGAHELADVIRKALQKLSG; encoded by the coding sequence ATGATCGCGCGCCTCACCGGTCGCCTGGCGCTCAAGTCCCCGGAGGCGCTGATCGTCGACGTGCACGGCGTCGGCTATCGCGTGCTGGTGTCGCTGACCGCCTTCGGCGCCCTGCCGGCGGAGGGCGCGGAGGTGACGCTCGGCATCCACACCCACCTGCGGGAGAACGCGCTCGAGCTCTTCGGCTTCGCCAGCGCCGCCGAGCAGGCCTTGTTCGGGGCGCTCATCACCGTCTCCGGGATCGGCCCGCGCATGGCGCTGAACATCCTGTCCGGGCTGCCGGCCGACCACTTGAGCGAGGCGTTGGCGAGCGGCAACGTCGCCCGCCTGGTGGCGATTCCCGGGGTCGGCAAGCGGACCGCCGAGCGCCTCGTCGTCGAGCTGCAGGACCGGGTGAGGAAGCTGATGCTGGCCCCGTCCGCGGACGCGGCGGCGGACGGCGCCAGCGATGCCGAGGCGGTTTCCGCTCTGGTCAATCTGGGCTACCGTGCCGCCGACGCCGAACGCGCCGTGCGCGCCGCCAGCGCGGCGGGGGCGCACGAGCTGGCGGACGTGATCCGGAAGGCGCTGCAGAAGCTGAGCGGATGA
- the ruvC gene encoding crossover junction endodeoxyribonuclease RuvC, translating to MDGNRRAAAGDGPRAGALPPALRVLGVDPGTVVLGWGVIDARGARLARVASGILRCQGVRADRLALICDTMLDLCERFRPSALSLEQTFVGDNIQSAFRLGEARGAVMVAASRAGIGVAEYSPARIKLAVAGSGRATKAQMQLMVGRLLAVGEALAADEADALGAAICHAHAGHGDALLAAAAARGWGGAGRGRRVSWRR from the coding sequence GTGGACGGGAACCGACGCGCCGCAGCAGGAGACGGCCCACGCGCCGGCGCGCTGCCGCCGGCGTTGCGCGTGCTCGGCGTCGATCCCGGCACCGTCGTGCTCGGCTGGGGGGTCATCGACGCGCGCGGCGCCCGGCTGGCGCGGGTCGCCAGCGGCATCCTGCGTTGCCAGGGCGTCCGTGCCGACCGCCTGGCGCTGATCTGCGACACGATGCTCGACCTCTGCGAACGCTTCCGGCCGAGCGCGTTGAGCCTCGAGCAGACCTTCGTCGGCGACAACATCCAGTCGGCATTTCGGCTCGGCGAGGCGCGCGGCGCGGTGATGGTCGCCGCCAGCCGCGCCGGCATCGGAGTCGCCGAGTACAGCCCGGCGCGGATCAAGCTGGCGGTGGCCGGCAGCGGCCGGGCGACCAAGGCGCAGATGCAGCTCATGGTCGGGCGACTGCTGGCCGTCGGCGAGGCGCTGGCGGCGGACGAGGCGGACGCGCTGGGCGCCGCGATCTGCCACGCCCACGCCGGCCACGGCGACGCGCTGCTCGCCGCCGCCGCGGCGCGTGGCTGGGGCGGCGCCGGCCGCGGTCGGCGGGTGAGCTGGCGGCGATGA
- a CDS encoding YebC/PmpR family DNA-binding transcriptional regulator: MSGHSKWSTIKHKKAAKDAKRGKLFTKLIKEITVAAKLGGGDINANPRLRTAVTTARAQSMPTDNIERAIKKGTGELEGVTYEEVTYEGYGPGGAAVLVMAMTDNRNRTVSELRHLFGRFGGNMGEAGCVAWMFSKKGILTVDRTAVDEERLIEVALDAGADDVSDDGDVFTVSTAPDAFEAVREALEKAKIATSSAALSMVPSTTLSLTGAQAEQTLKLVEELEDHDDVQEVASNFDIPPEELERLSAA, from the coding sequence ATGTCAGGCCACTCCAAGTGGAGCACCATCAAGCACAAGAAGGCCGCGAAGGACGCCAAGCGCGGCAAGCTCTTCACCAAGCTGATCAAGGAGATCACCGTCGCCGCCAAGCTGGGCGGCGGCGACATCAACGCCAACCCGCGCCTGCGCACGGCGGTGACGACGGCGCGCGCCCAGAGCATGCCGACCGACAACATCGAGCGTGCCATCAAGAAGGGGACCGGCGAGCTCGAGGGTGTCACCTACGAGGAAGTCACCTACGAGGGCTACGGACCCGGCGGGGCGGCGGTGCTGGTGATGGCGATGACCGACAACCGCAATCGCACGGTGTCGGAGCTGCGCCACCTCTTCGGCCGCTTCGGCGGCAACATGGGCGAGGCCGGCTGCGTCGCCTGGATGTTCAGCAAGAAGGGGATCCTCACCGTCGACAGGACGGCGGTCGATGAGGAGCGGCTGATCGAGGTGGCGCTCGACGCCGGCGCGGACGACGTCAGCGATGACGGCGACGTCTTCACCGTCAGCACCGCGCCGGACGCGTTCGAGGCGGTGCGCGAGGCGCTGGAGAAGGCGAAGATCGCCACCAGCAGCGCGGCGCTGAGCATGGTCCCGTCGACCACCCTGAGCCTCACCGGCGCGCAGGCCGAGCAGACGCTGAAGCTGGTCGAGGAGCTCGAGGACCACGACGACGTCCAGGAAGTGGCGTCGAACTTCGACATCCCGCCGGAAGAGCTGGAACGGCTGAGCGCCGCCTGA
- the grxC gene encoding glutaredoxin 3, producing MAAPVRIYTSVSCPYCVQAKRLLDRKGVAYEEIDVTGDAARRAEMIEASGRRTVPQIFIDQQAIGGFDELYELEQGGHLDGLLRGPS from the coding sequence ATGGCCGCCCCCGTGCGCATCTACACCAGTGTGTCCTGCCCCTACTGCGTCCAGGCCAAGCGCCTGCTCGATCGCAAAGGCGTGGCGTACGAGGAGATCGACGTCACCGGCGATGCGGCGCGGCGCGCCGAGATGATCGAGGCGTCGGGCCGACGCACGGTGCCGCAGATCTTCATCGATCAGCAGGCGATCGGCGGGTTCGACGAGCTCTACGAGCTGGAGCAGGGCGGCCACCTCGACGGCCTGCTCCGAGGTCCATCCTGA
- the mazG gene encoding nucleoside triphosphate pyrophosphohydrolase yields MTVGEAFEGLVRIMHRLRSPGGCPWDGEQTHASIKPYTIEEAYEVAEAIDSGDDRELCTELGDLLLQIVFHAEMAGERNAFTVADVIAAISDKMVRRHPHVFADVQVSGADDVLRNWSRIKAAERRAGGDASALAGVPRAMPALLRAQRLGEKAGHAGFDWSDAGGVLAKVREELGELEAALATGDRAHAAAELGDLLYAATSLARHLGTVAEDALNGAADRFSDRFRHMESALAADQRDVHGATPEELDALWQAAKRALAR; encoded by the coding sequence ATGACCGTCGGCGAAGCCTTCGAAGGGCTGGTGCGCATCATGCACCGGCTGCGCAGTCCCGGCGGCTGCCCGTGGGACGGCGAGCAGACGCACGCCTCCATCAAGCCGTACACGATCGAGGAGGCGTACGAGGTCGCGGAAGCGATCGACAGCGGCGACGATCGCGAGCTCTGCACCGAGCTCGGCGATCTGTTGCTGCAGATCGTCTTCCACGCCGAGATGGCCGGCGAGCGCAACGCCTTCACGGTCGCCGACGTCATCGCCGCGATCAGTGACAAGATGGTGCGCCGCCACCCGCACGTCTTCGCCGACGTGCAGGTGAGTGGCGCCGACGACGTGCTGCGCAACTGGTCGCGGATCAAGGCCGCCGAACGCAGGGCCGGCGGCGACGCCTCGGCGTTGGCCGGCGTGCCGCGCGCCATGCCGGCGCTGCTGCGCGCGCAGCGGCTGGGCGAAAAGGCCGGCCATGCCGGGTTCGACTGGAGCGATGCCGGGGGGGTGCTCGCCAAGGTGCGCGAGGAGCTCGGCGAGCTCGAGGCGGCGCTGGCGACCGGCGATCGGGCGCACGCCGCCGCCGAGCTCGGCGACCTGCTGTACGCCGCCACGTCGCTGGCGCGGCATCTCGGCACCGTCGCCGAGGACGCGCTGAACGGCGCCGCCGACCGCTTCAGCGATCGCTTCCGGCACATGGAATCGGCGCTGGCGGCCGACCAGCGCGACGTCCACGGCGCAACGCCCGAGGAGCTGGACGCACTCTGGCAGGCGGCGAAGCGCGCCCTGGCGCGGTAG
- the murJ gene encoding murein biosynthesis integral membrane protein MurJ: protein MSENRRIARAAGQVGALTLASRVSGLVRDAVTGYYFGAGPAADAFFVAFRLPNLLRRLVGEGAMSAAFVPVFGSYLAAGPPPAAERALRATVAAFGLALVALTLLGVIFAPAWMALLAPGFAAEPATRALADRLARWLFAYLLLISLVAVYGGYLNARRHFLAPALSPVLLNLGIIAAAVALTSRLGVASLVVGVLLGGALQLLLQIAALRRDGTAVMPAWEPRHPALGAIWRLLAPATLGTAMYQINVLLSTSIASLLPAGCVSALWYAGRLLEFPIGLVAVALGTAALPSFAEQAVRQAHAEMRHSLSFAIALTNYVAVPSTVALVLLARPITAVLFQRGAFTAADVELTAAALQAYAAGLWALALVRVIAPAFYALREPRLPMWAAAGAFAVNLLASLALVGALPYAGGSSLGAAIGGVAGALRIADLGHVGLAMAASIAVTVNAALLAVPINRRLGGLETSTIGGSLLRAAVASLAMAALLAGLAPMVDWMAPGLHRALALTGIIAAGGALYGAAAVALGGPEVASVRRTIAARIRRARRA from the coding sequence ATGAGCGAGAACCGCCGCATCGCCCGCGCCGCCGGGCAGGTCGGAGCCCTGACCCTGGCCAGCCGGGTCAGCGGTCTCGTGCGCGATGCCGTCACGGGCTACTACTTCGGCGCCGGGCCGGCGGCGGATGCCTTTTTCGTCGCCTTCCGGCTGCCCAATCTGCTGCGCCGGCTGGTGGGGGAGGGGGCGATGAGCGCCGCCTTCGTCCCGGTGTTCGGCTCCTACCTCGCCGCCGGCCCGCCACCCGCCGCCGAGCGCGCCCTGCGCGCCACCGTGGCCGCGTTCGGGCTGGCCCTGGTCGCCCTCACGCTGCTGGGGGTGATCTTCGCCCCGGCCTGGATGGCGCTGCTGGCCCCGGGGTTCGCGGCCGAGCCGGCCACCCGGGCCCTCGCGGATCGCCTGGCGCGCTGGCTGTTCGCCTACCTGCTGCTGATCTCGCTGGTCGCGGTCTACGGAGGGTACCTCAACGCCCGCCGCCACTTCCTCGCCCCGGCGTTGTCGCCGGTGCTGCTCAACCTGGGCATCATCGCCGCCGCGGTGGCGCTGACCTCGCGCCTCGGCGTCGCGTCGCTGGTGGTCGGCGTCCTGCTCGGCGGCGCGCTGCAACTGCTGCTGCAGATCGCGGCGCTGCGCCGCGACGGCACCGCGGTGATGCCGGCGTGGGAGCCGCGCCATCCGGCGCTGGGCGCGATCTGGCGCCTGCTGGCCCCGGCGACGCTCGGCACGGCGATGTACCAGATCAACGTCCTGCTCAGCACCAGCATCGCCTCCCTGCTGCCCGCCGGCTGCGTCTCGGCGCTGTGGTACGCCGGCCGACTGCTCGAGTTCCCGATCGGTCTGGTCGCCGTCGCCCTCGGCACCGCCGCCCTGCCGAGCTTTGCCGAGCAGGCGGTGCGGCAGGCGCACGCCGAGATGCGCCACAGCCTCAGCTTCGCGATCGCGCTCACCAACTACGTCGCGGTGCCGTCGACGGTGGCGCTGGTGCTGCTGGCACGGCCGATCACCGCGGTGCTGTTCCAGCGCGGCGCCTTCACCGCCGCCGATGTCGAGCTGACGGCGGCGGCGTTGCAGGCCTACGCCGCCGGGCTGTGGGCGTTGGCGCTCGTGCGGGTGATCGCGCCGGCGTTCTATGCCCTGCGCGAGCCGCGCCTGCCGATGTGGGCCGCGGCGGGGGCCTTCGCGGTGAACCTGCTGGCCAGCCTGGCGCTGGTCGGCGCGCTGCCCTACGCCGGCGGCTCGTCCCTGGGGGCGGCGATCGGTGGCGTCGCGGGCGCGCTGCGCATCGCCGACCTCGGCCACGTCGGCCTGGCGATGGCGGCGTCGATCGCGGTGACCGTCAATGCCGCGCTGCTGGCGGTGCCGATCAACCGTCGCCTCGGTGGCCTGGAGACGAGCACGATCGGCGGCTCGCTGCTGCGCGCCGCCGTTGCGTCGCTGGCGATGGCGGCGCTGCTCGCCGGGCTGGCGCCGATGGTCGATTGGATGGCGCCCGGCCTGCATCGCGCGCTGGCGCTGACGGGCATCATCGCCGCCGGCGGCGCCCTGTACGGGGCCGCCGCGGTGGCGCTCGGCGGGCCCGAGGTGGCCAGCGTCCGCCGGACCATCGCGGCGCGCATCCGACGCGCGCGGCGTGCGTGA
- the rpsT gene encoding 30S ribosomal protein S20: MANRHASAIKRNRQNEKRRLRNRSVRAKVRSEVRKVREAVAGKDAGAAATELKTAIKELSKAASKGILHKNAASRRIGRLSKQVAALQRG, encoded by the coding sequence GTGGCCAACCGGCACGCGTCCGCGATCAAGCGGAACCGGCAGAACGAGAAGCGACGCCTGCGCAACCGCTCGGTGCGCGCCAAGGTGCGCTCGGAAGTGCGCAAGGTGCGCGAGGCGGTCGCCGGCAAGGACGCCGGGGCCGCGGCGACGGAGCTCAAGACGGCGATCAAGGAACTGAGCAAGGCGGCCTCGAAAGGCATCCTGCACAAGAACGCCGCTTCGCGTCGCATCGGTCGTCTCAGCAAGCAGGTGGCCGCGCTGCAGCGCGGCTGA
- the leuS gene encoding leucine--tRNA ligase has product MRYDPAVIEPKWQQVWEERRTFRAPTEPAEWAAKPKYYILDMFPYPSGAGLHVGHPEGYTATDVLARLKRMQGYNVLHPMGWDAFGLPAERAAMRENIHPAVITQRNVDTFRRQIKRLGFSYDWGREISTALPDYYRWTQWIFLKLYERGLAYVAEMPVNWCPALGTVLANEEVKDGKYVETGDPVERRNMQQWMLRITAYAERLLDDLDGLDWPEGVKDMQRNWIGKSLGADITFRVADSALTFPVFTTRPDTLFGCTYCVLSPEHPLVARIASPAQRAAVEAYVAAAARRVEGGADAGKTGVYTGADALHPVTGERLPIWIADYVLMTYGHGAIMAVPAHDERDHEFARRFDLPIREVVSGGSVPVQEAPYVGDGTLVASQFLDGLAVDAAKARMIAWLEERNLGTVRTQYRLRDWLFSRQRYWGEPIPVVWLEDGTSLPLPPDQLPVTLPPIDEYRPTEDGKPPLARAGDDWLMVRLPDGRVGVRETNTMPQWAGSCWYYLRYLDPTNDREPWSAAAEQYWMPVDLYVGGVEHAVLHLLYARFWHKVLYDCGLVHTSEPFQRLFNQGMILAYSYQDARGKYYHPSEVEERDGIACARATGEPLATQIEKMSKSRLNVVSPDDVIAAYGADAMRLYELFMGPLDQVKPWQMSGVEGVYRFLQRAWRLVVDERSGGAAARLCDAPAESEAALRRTLHLTIKKVLEDTEGLRFNTAIAQMMVFVNEATASATLPRAIVRDFLRLLAPYAPHLAEELWSRLGEASLIALASVPSYDAALCVEDTIELAVQVNGKRRDVISVPRDADTATIERLALASDGVARTLDGKPPRKVIVVPGRLVNVVA; this is encoded by the coding sequence ATGCGCTACGACCCCGCCGTCATCGAGCCCAAGTGGCAGCAGGTCTGGGAGGAGCGGCGCACGTTCCGCGCCCCGACCGAGCCCGCCGAGTGGGCGGCGAAGCCGAAGTACTACATCCTCGATATGTTCCCGTACCCGTCGGGCGCCGGGCTGCACGTCGGGCATCCAGAGGGCTACACCGCGACCGACGTGCTGGCGCGCCTCAAGCGCATGCAGGGCTACAACGTCCTCCACCCGATGGGCTGGGACGCCTTCGGCCTGCCCGCCGAGCGGGCGGCGATGCGCGAGAACATCCACCCGGCGGTGATCACGCAGCGCAACGTCGACACCTTCCGCCGCCAGATCAAGCGCCTCGGTTTCAGCTACGACTGGGGGCGCGAGATCAGCACCGCCCTGCCCGACTACTACCGTTGGACGCAGTGGATCTTCCTGAAGTTGTACGAGCGCGGACTCGCCTACGTCGCGGAGATGCCGGTGAACTGGTGCCCGGCCTTGGGCACGGTGCTGGCGAACGAGGAGGTGAAGGACGGAAAGTACGTCGAGACCGGCGATCCCGTGGAGCGGCGCAACATGCAGCAGTGGATGCTGCGCATCACCGCCTACGCCGAGCGCCTGCTCGACGACCTCGACGGCCTCGACTGGCCCGAGGGGGTCAAGGACATGCAGCGCAACTGGATCGGCAAGTCGCTGGGCGCCGACATCACCTTCCGCGTCGCCGACTCTGCGCTCACCTTCCCGGTCTTCACGACGCGACCCGACACGCTGTTCGGCTGCACCTACTGCGTCCTCTCGCCCGAGCATCCGCTGGTGGCGCGGATCGCCAGCCCGGCACAGCGCGCCGCCGTCGAGGCGTACGTCGCCGCCGCCGCGCGCCGCGTCGAAGGCGGCGCCGACGCGGGCAAGACCGGCGTCTACACCGGCGCCGACGCGCTCCACCCGGTCACCGGCGAACGGCTGCCGATCTGGATCGCCGACTACGTGCTGATGACCTACGGCCACGGCGCGATCATGGCGGTGCCAGCGCACGACGAGCGTGACCACGAGTTCGCGCGCCGCTTCGATCTGCCGATCCGCGAGGTGGTGTCCGGCGGCAGCGTCCCAGTGCAGGAGGCGCCCTACGTCGGCGACGGCACGCTGGTGGCCTCGCAGTTCCTCGACGGGCTCGCCGTCGACGCCGCCAAGGCGCGCATGATCGCCTGGCTCGAGGAGCGGAACCTCGGCACGGTCCGCACTCAGTACCGCCTGCGCGACTGGCTGTTCTCGCGCCAGCGCTACTGGGGCGAGCCGATCCCGGTGGTCTGGCTCGAGGACGGCACCTCGCTGCCGCTGCCGCCCGATCAGTTGCCGGTGACGCTGCCGCCGATCGACGAGTACCGGCCGACCGAGGACGGCAAGCCGCCGCTCGCCCGCGCCGGCGACGACTGGCTGATGGTGCGCCTGCCCGACGGTCGCGTCGGCGTGCGCGAGACCAACACCATGCCGCAGTGGGCAGGCTCGTGCTGGTACTACCTGCGCTACCTCGATCCGACCAATGACCGCGAGCCGTGGTCGGCGGCGGCCGAGCAGTACTGGATGCCGGTCGACCTGTACGTCGGCGGCGTCGAGCACGCCGTGCTGCACCTGCTCTACGCCCGCTTCTGGCACAAGGTGCTCTACGACTGCGGCCTGGTGCACACCAGCGAGCCGTTCCAGCGCCTGTTCAACCAGGGGATGATTCTCGCCTACAGCTACCAGGACGCGCGCGGCAAGTACTATCACCCGAGTGAGGTCGAGGAGCGCGACGGCATCGCCTGCGCCCGCGCCACCGGCGAGCCACTCGCGACGCAGATCGAAAAGATGTCGAAGTCGCGCCTCAACGTCGTCAGCCCGGACGACGTGATCGCGGCGTATGGCGCTGATGCGATGCGACTCTACGAGCTCTTCATGGGCCCGCTCGATCAGGTGAAGCCGTGGCAGATGTCGGGCGTCGAGGGCGTCTACCGCTTCCTGCAGCGCGCCTGGCGCCTGGTGGTCGACGAGCGCAGCGGCGGCGCCGCGGCGCGGCTCTGCGACGCGCCGGCGGAGAGCGAGGCGGCGTTGCGCCGCACCCTCCACCTGACGATCAAGAAGGTGCTCGAGGACACCGAGGGGCTGCGCTTCAACACCGCCATCGCGCAGATGATGGTGTTCGTGAACGAGGCGACCGCCAGCGCCACGCTGCCGCGCGCCATCGTCCGCGACTTCCTCCGCCTGCTCGCGCCCTACGCGCCGCACCTGGCCGAGGAGCTGTGGTCGCGGCTCGGCGAGGCGTCGTTGATCGCGCTGGCCAGCGTGCCGAGCTACGACGCGGCGCTGTGCGTCGAGGACACGATCGAGCTGGCCGTGCAGGTGAATGGCAAGCGGCGCGACGTCATCAGCGTGCCACGCGACGCCGACACCGCCACCATCGAGCGGCTGGCGCTCGCCAGCGACGGCGTGGCCCGCACGCTCGACGGCAAGCCGCCGCGCAAGGTGATCGTCGTCCCCGGGCGATTGGTCAATGTGGTCGCCTGA
- the nusB gene encoding transcription antitermination factor NusB, translating into MSVRRKGRELALQVLYQLDMSGEMSEQGLHSFAESFDASPRAREFAWVLVRGVRAERAAIDAQVESVSEHWKLDRLAQIDATVIRIAVYEMTHGLPKEIAINEAVEVARRFGTSESAAFVNGVLDAVAKRMGLERGQKPVAS; encoded by the coding sequence ATGAGCGTGCGCCGCAAGGGGCGCGAGCTCGCGCTGCAGGTCCTCTACCAACTCGACATGAGCGGCGAGATGTCCGAGCAGGGATTGCACAGCTTCGCCGAGAGCTTCGATGCCAGCCCGCGCGCCCGCGAGTTCGCCTGGGTGCTGGTGCGCGGCGTGCGCGCCGAGCGCGCCGCGATCGACGCCCAGGTCGAGTCGGTGTCGGAACACTGGAAGCTCGATCGCCTGGCGCAGATCGACGCGACGGTCATCCGCATCGCCGTCTACGAAATGACCCACGGCCTGCCGAAGGAGATCGCGATCAACGAGGCCGTCGAGGTGGCGCGCCGCTTCGGCACCAGCGAATCCGCCGCCTTCGTCAACGGCGTGCTCGACGCCGTCGCCAAGCGAATGGGCCTCGAACGCGGCCAGAAGCCCGTGGCGTCGTGA
- a CDS encoding 6,7-dimethyl-8-ribityllumazine synthase produces MRRHDTSRDGSRLRVGVAVSRFNSVVTERLLAGALAALAQHGVADAAIEVAHVSGAFELPLLADLYARSRRVDAIVALGAVVRGETPHFDMIATWVVAELGRLGTAYHLPIALGVLTTDTLEQALERAGGAHGNKGAEAAVVAIEMANLARDFA; encoded by the coding sequence ATGCGTCGCCACGACACCTCCCGCGACGGATCGCGCCTGCGCGTCGGCGTCGCCGTCTCGCGCTTCAACAGCGTCGTCACCGAGCGCCTCCTCGCGGGCGCGCTCGCGGCGCTCGCGCAGCATGGGGTCGCCGACGCGGCGATCGAGGTGGCGCACGTGTCCGGCGCCTTCGAGCTGCCGCTGCTCGCCGACCTGTACGCCCGCAGCCGGCGCGTCGACGCCATCGTCGCCCTCGGCGCGGTGGTGCGGGGCGAGACGCCGCATTTCGACATGATCGCCACCTGGGTGGTCGCCGAGCTCGGCCGGCTCGGCACGGCCTACCACCTGCCGATCGCCCTCGGGGTGCTCACCACCGACACCCTCGAGCAGGCGCTGGAGCGCGCCGGCGGCGCGCACGGCAACAAGGGCGCCGAGGCGGCGGTGGTGGCGATCGAAATGGCGAACCTGGCGCGCGACTTCGCATGA